The Salvelinus namaycush isolate Seneca chromosome 1, SaNama_1.0, whole genome shotgun sequence genome has a window encoding:
- the LOC120050450 gene encoding adhesive plaque matrix protein-like, with protein MCAVNIIHQHNSTPPEPAGKDEETRGNANMSSLDSNSSSSPKPRPISNPRLSSSPSSNPSSSPRSNPRPNPRPSSNPSSNPIPSSNPNSEPKPSPSSNTSYKHIPNPKPRQLQPQLSSNPSSNPRLSSNPRLISNPSSNPRLSSNPRLSSNSRPSSNPRLSFNPRLKYNPRPSYNPRPSYNPSSNPRLSYNPRLRSNPRVRSSPSSNARLSSNPSSNPRLSSNPNYNKDSAPTPAPTPDSAPTTDSAPTPAHTPDSAPTPDSAPTLSSNPSSNPRLSSNYRLSSNSSSHPRLSSNPRLSSNSRPSSNPRLSFNPRLKYNPRPSYNPRPSYNPSSNPRLSYNPRLRSNPRLRSSPSSNSRLSSNPNSNPDSAPTQLSSNPSSNPRLSSNYRLSSNSSSHPRLSSNPRLSSNSRPSSNPRLSFNPRLKYNPRPSYNPRPSYNPSSNPRLSYNPRLRSNPRLRLSFNPRLKYNPRPSYNPRPSYNPSSNPRLSYNPRLSSNPSSNPRLSSNPRLSSNSRPSSNPRLSFNPRLKYNPRPSYNPRPSYNPSSNPRLSYNPRLRSNPRLRSSPSSNARLSSNPSSNPRLSSNSRLSSNPNSNPDSAPTQLQPQTQLQLQTQLQLQLTTQTQLQLQTQLSSNPSSNPRRSSNYRLSSNSSSHPKLSSNPRLSSNSRPSSNPRLSFNPRLKYNPRPSYNPRPSYNPSSNPRLSYNPRLRSNPRLRSSPSSNARLSSNSSSNPRLSSNSRLSSNPNSNPDSAPTQLQPQTQLQLQTQLQLQLTPQTQLQLQTQLSSNPSSNPRRSSNYRLSSNSSSHPRLSSNPRLSSNSRPSSNPRLSFNPRLKYNPRPSYNPRPSYNPSSNPRLSYNPRLRLSSNPSSNPRLSSNPRLSSNPSSHPRLSSNPRLSSNSRPSSNSRLSFNPTLKYNPRPSYNPRPTYNPSSNPRLSYNPRLRSNPRLRLSSNPRLSSNSRLSSNSRLSSNSRISSNSRISSNPRLSSNPRLNSNPRLSSNSRISSNPSSNPRISSNPRISSNPRLSSNSRISSNPRISSNTRLSSNPSSRGAEEDTSRRDDYS; from the exons ATGTGTGCGGTCAATATCATTCATCAGCACAACTCAACACCACCGGAGCCTGCAGGGAAGGATGAGGAGACACGGGGGAACGCCAACATGTCCAGCCTGGA CTCCAACTCCAGCTCCAGCCCCAAACCCAGACCCATCTCCAACCCCAGACTCagctccagccccagctccaACCCCAGCTCCAGTCCCAGATCCAACCCCAGACCCAACCCGAGACCCAGCTCCAACCCCAGTTCCAACCCCATACCCAGCTCCAACCCCAACTCCGAACCCAAACCCAGCCCCAGCTCCAATACCAGCTACAAACACATCCCCAACCCAAAACCCAgacagctccaacccca actcagctccaaccccagcTCCAACCCCAGACTTAGCTCCAACCCCAGACTCATCTCCAACCCCAGCTCCAACCccagactcagctccaaccccagacTCAGCTCCAACTCCAGACCCAGTTCCAACCCCAGACTCAGCTTCAATCCCAGACTCAAATACAACCCCAGACCCAGCTACAACCCTAGACCCAGCTACAACCCTAGCTCCAACCCCAGACTCAGCTATAACCCTAGACTCAGGTCCAACCCCAGAGTCAGGTCCAGCCCCAGCTCCAACGccagactcagctccaaccccagcTCCAACCCCAGACTTAGCTCCAACCCCAACTACAATAAagactcagctccaaccccagcTCCAACCCCAGACTCAGCTCCAACTACAGACTCAGCTCCAACTCCAGCTCACACCCCAGACTCAGCTCCAACTCCAGACTCAGCTCCAAC actcagctccaaccccagcTCCAACCCCAGACTCAGCTCCAACTACAGACTCAGCTCCAACTCCAGCTCACACCccagactcagctccaaccccagacTCAGCTCCAACTCCAGACCCAGTTCCAACCCCAGACTCAGCTTCAATCCCAGACTCAAATACAACCCCAGACCCAGCTACAACCCTAGACCCAGCTACAACCCTAGCTCCAACCCCAGACTCAGCTATAACCCTAGACTCAGGTCCAACCCCAGACTCAGGTCCAGCCCCAGCTCCAACTccagactcagctccaaccccaactccaacccagactcagctccaacccA actcagctccaaccccagcTCCAACCCCAGACTCAGCTCCAACTACAGACTCAGCTCCAACTCCAGCTCACACCccagactcagctccaaccccagacTCAGCTCCAACTCCAGACCCAGTTCCAACCCCAGACTCAGCTTCAATCCCAGACTCAAATACAACCCCAGACCCAGCTACAACCCTAGACCCAGCTACAACCCTAGCTCCAACCCCAGACTCAGCTATAACCCTAGACTCAGGTCCAACCCCAGACTCAG ACTCAGCTTCAATCCCAGACTCAAATACAACCCCAGACCCAGCTACAACCCTAGACCCAGCTACAACCCAAGCTCCAACCCCAGACTCAGCTATAACCCTagactcagctccaaccccagcTCCAATCCAAGACTCAGCTCAAACCCCAGACTCAGCTCCAACTCCAGACCCAGTTCCAACCCCAGACTCAGCTTCAATCCCAGACTCAAATACAACCCCAGACCCAGCTACAACCCTAGACCCAGCTACAACCCTAGCTCCAACCCCAGACTCAGCTATAACCCTCGACTCAGGTCCAACCCCAGACTCAGGTCCAGCCCCAGCTCCAACGccagactcagctccaacccAAGCTCCAACCCCAGACTTAGCTCCAACTccagactcagctccaaccccaactccaacccagactcagctccaacccAGCTCCAACCCCAGACTCAGCTCCAACTACAGACTCAGCTCCAACTCCAGCTCACAACCCAGACTCAGCTCCAACTccagactca actcagctccaaccccagcTCCAACCCCAGACGCAGCTCCAACTACAGACTCAGCTCCAACTCCAGCTCACACCCCAAactcagctccaaccccagacTCAGCTCCAACTCCAGACCCAGTTCCAACCCCAGACTCAGCTTCAATCCCAGACTCAAATACAACCCCAGACCCAGCTACAACCCTAGACCCAGCTACAACCCTAGCTCCAACCCCAGACTCAGCTATAACCCTCGACTCAGGTCCAACCCCAGACTCAGGTCCAGCCCCAGCTCCAACGCCAGACTCAGCTCCAACTCCAGCTCCAACCCCAGACTTAGCTCCAACTccagactcagctccaaccccaactccaacccagactcagctccaacccAGCTCCAACCCCAGACTCAGCTCCAACTACAGACTCAGCTCCAACTCCAGCTCACACCCCAGACTCAGCTCCAACTccagactca actcagctccaaccccagcTCCAACCCCAGACGCAGCTCCAACTACAGACTCAGCTCCAACTCCAGCTCACACCccagactcagctccaaccccagacTCAGCTCCAACTCCAGACCCAGTTCCAACCCCAGACTCAGCTTCAATCCCAGACTCAAATACAACCCCAGACCCAGCTACAACCCTAGACCCAGCTACAACCCTAGCTCCAACCCCAGACTCAGCTATAACCCTAGACTCAG actcagctccaaccccagcTCCAACCCCAGACTTAGCTCCAACCCCAGACTCAGCTCAAACCCCAGCTCACACCccagactcagctccaaccccagacTCAGCTCCAACTCCAGACCCAGTTCCAACTCCAGACTCAGCTTCAATCCCACACTCAAATACAACCCCAGACCCAGCTACAACCCTAGACCCACCTACAACCCTAGCTCCAACCCCAGACTCAGCTATAACCCTAGACTCAGGTCCAACCCCAGACTCAG actcagctccaaccccagacTCAGCTCCAACTCCAGACTCAGCTCCAACTCCAGACTCAGCTCCAACTCCAGAATCAGCTCCAACTCCAGAATCAGCTCCAACCccagactcagctccaaccccagacTCAACTCCAACCCCAGACTCAGCTCCAACTCCAGAATCAGCTCCAACCCCAGCTCCAACCCCAGAATCAGCTCCAACCCCAGAATCAGCTCCAACCCTAGACTCAGCTCCAACTCCAGAATCAGCTCTAACCCCAGAATCAGCTCCAACAccagactcagctccaaccccagcTCCAGAGGGGCAGAAGAAGACA CATCCAGGAGAGATGACTACAGTTGA